The following coding sequences lie in one Oryza brachyantha chromosome 10, ObraRS2, whole genome shotgun sequence genomic window:
- the LOC102717552 gene encoding uncharacterized protein LOC102717552 isoform X2 gives MDAPATPYRGRRSKRQRGGEPSEEPSPASLLPDYILAEILLRLPPDPSSLPRVSLVCKRWLRLVTGPLFHGRFHNPGGRRAPLLGFFHNSFTLPCFIPTGSAPDRVPAEAFSLRRHPGRWLFLGCRRGRALLASPFSAWRHLMVWDPLSGDRHDIPVPIAFDQRYFRGAALLCDAAVCHRPTPFRVIFAFVDQLRLPCACSYSSQSGTWGCVFYGKAVIPQGLKSAMESDPVRLGGGISGEKISAIDMRPPVPVGNVLYWLLLRNYILAFNMDAKNLATNVIAGPDPVYFLNDWSVQIMPAEGGKKLGFLALKCLCLNLWVRQKHSGSSTASWAISRTMKLDMFLPPELLSLRGGVLAQLALLGSTEDGDVVFLQTTIGVFTVQLDGMKFKLVLPDEKLAVVYPYSSFYLTAGCIT, from the coding sequence ATGGACGCGCCGGCAACGCCATaccgcggccgccgcagcAAACGccaacgcggcggcgagcccagCGAGGAGCCGTCGCCCGCGTCCCTCCTTCCCGACTACATACTGGCCGagatcctcctccgcctcccgccggACCCGTCCTCCCTCCCCCGCGTCTCCCTGGTCTGCAAGCGCTGGCTCCGCCTCGTCACCGGCCCTCTCTTCCACGGCCGCTTCCACAaccccggcggccgccgcgctcccCTCCTCGGCTTCTTCCACAACTCCTTCACCCTCCCCTGCTTCATCCCCACCGGGAGCGCCCCCGACCGCGTCCCGGCGGAGGCCTTctcgctccgccgccacccgggCCGCTGGCTCTTCCTcggctgccgccgcggccgcgctctcctcgCCTCACCGTTCTCCGCCTGGCGCCACCTCATGGTGTGGGACCCCCTCTCCGGCGACCGCCACGACATCCCCGTGCCGATAGCCTTCGACCAGCGCTACTTCCGCGGCGCCGCCTTGCTCTGCGACGCCGCCGTGTGCCATCGCCCCACCCCTTTCCGCGTGATCTTCGCCTTCGTCGACCAGCTCCGCCTCCCCTGCGCTTGCAGCTACTCGTCGCAGTCCGGCACATGGGGCTGCGTGTTCTACGGGAAGGCGGTGATCCCACAAGGTCTCAAATCAGCGATGGAATCGGATCCTGTACGTCTCGGTGGAGGCATCTCGGGGGAAAAGATTTCTGCTATTGACATGAGGCCTCCTGTTCCTGTTGGGAATGTTCTCTACTGGCTGCTCCTTAGAAATTACATCCTCGCGTTCAACATGGATGCCAAGAACTTGGCTACGAATGTGATTGCTGGTCCGGATCCTGTGTATTTTCTGAATGATTGGAGCGTGCAGATTATGCCGGCAGAGGGTGGCAAGAAGCTTGGCTTCCTAGCACTGAAATGTCTGTGCCTCAACCTTTGGGTGCGTCAGAAACACTCTGGCAGTAGCACTGCAAGTTGGGCGATCAGCAGGACTATGAAGCTGGACATGTTCCTTCCTCCAGAGCTGTTGTCCCTTCGTGGTGGGGTGTTGGCGCAGTTGGCGTTGCTTGGTTCTACTGAGGATGGTGATGTGGTGTTTCTACAGACAACAATTGGTGTCTTCACGGTCCAGCTTGATGGTATGAAGTTCAAGCTGGTGCTGCCAGACGAGAAGCTGGCTGTGGTTTATCCCTATTCAAGCTTCTATTTGACAG
- the LOC102717552 gene encoding uncharacterized protein LOC102717552 isoform X1 codes for MDAPATPYRGRRSKRQRGGEPSEEPSPASLLPDYILAEILLRLPPDPSSLPRVSLVCKRWLRLVTGPLFHGRFHNPGGRRAPLLGFFHNSFTLPCFIPTGSAPDRVPAEAFSLRRHPGRWLFLGCRRGRALLASPFSAWRHLMVWDPLSGDRHDIPVPIAFDQRYFRGAALLCDAAVCHRPTPFRVIFAFVDQLRLPCACSYSSQSGTWGCVFYGKAVIPQGLKSAMESDPVRLGGGISGEKISAIDMRPPVPVGNVLYWLLLRNYILAFNMDAKNLATNVIAGPDPVYFLNDWSVQIMPAEGGKKLGFLALKCLCLNLWVRQKHSGSSTASWAISRTMKLDMFLPPELLSLRGGVLAQLALLGSTEDGDVVFLQTTIGVFTVQLDGMKFKLVLPDEKLAVVYPYSSFYLTGKLTYPTLYRTRLRGMAQPVGAMRLKESGGTVEGLVVGVRKDN; via the exons ATGGACGCGCCGGCAACGCCATaccgcggccgccgcagcAAACGccaacgcggcggcgagcccagCGAGGAGCCGTCGCCCGCGTCCCTCCTTCCCGACTACATACTGGCCGagatcctcctccgcctcccgccggACCCGTCCTCCCTCCCCCGCGTCTCCCTGGTCTGCAAGCGCTGGCTCCGCCTCGTCACCGGCCCTCTCTTCCACGGCCGCTTCCACAaccccggcggccgccgcgctcccCTCCTCGGCTTCTTCCACAACTCCTTCACCCTCCCCTGCTTCATCCCCACCGGGAGCGCCCCCGACCGCGTCCCGGCGGAGGCCTTctcgctccgccgccacccgggCCGCTGGCTCTTCCTcggctgccgccgcggccgcgctctcctcgCCTCACCGTTCTCCGCCTGGCGCCACCTCATGGTGTGGGACCCCCTCTCCGGCGACCGCCACGACATCCCCGTGCCGATAGCCTTCGACCAGCGCTACTTCCGCGGCGCCGCCTTGCTCTGCGACGCCGCCGTGTGCCATCGCCCCACCCCTTTCCGCGTGATCTTCGCCTTCGTCGACCAGCTCCGCCTCCCCTGCGCTTGCAGCTACTCGTCGCAGTCCGGCACATGGGGCTGCGTGTTCTACGGGAAGGCGGTGATCCCACAAGGTCTCAAATCAGCGATGGAATCGGATCCTGTACGTCTCGGTGGAGGCATCTCGGGGGAAAAGATTTCTGCTATTGACATGAGGCCTCCTGTTCCTGTTGGGAATGTTCTCTACTGGCTGCTCCTTAGAAATTACATCCTCGCGTTCAACATGGATGCCAAGAACTTGGCTACGAATGTGATTGCTGGTCCGGATCCTGTGTATTTTCTGAATGATTGGAGCGTGCAGATTATGCCGGCAGAGGGTGGCAAGAAGCTTGGCTTCCTAGCACTGAAATGTCTGTGCCTCAACCTTTGGGTGCGTCAGAAACACTCTGGCAGTAGCACTGCAAGTTGGGCGATCAGCAGGACTATGAAGCTGGACATGTTCCTTCCTCCAGAGCTGTTGTCCCTTCGTGGTGGGGTGTTGGCGCAGTTGGCGTTGCTTGGTTCTACTGAGGATGGTGATGTGGTGTTTCTACAGACAACAATTGGTGTCTTCACGGTCCAGCTTGATGGTATGAAGTTCAAGCTGGTGCTGCCAGACGAGAAGCTGGCTGTGGTTTATCCCTATTCAAGCTTCTATTTGACAG gtaagttaacttatccaacCTTGTACCGAACGCGCCTTAGAGGGATGGCCCAGCCTGTTGGAGCCATGAGGTTGAAGGAGAGCGGTGGAACCGTGGAAGGGTTAGTGGTAGGGGTGAGAAAAGACAACTAG